From the genome of Thermus tengchongensis:
CGGGGGGACATCCTTAGACAGGGAGCAGGTTCACCCGGGTTTCGTAGAAGACCACGCTTCCGCCCACCACGTCTGTCAGGGCCATGTCCTTCAAGTACGGGTCCAGGCGCATGGCGGCGTTGGCGTGAAGCCCCTGGCCCCGACGGGGGTCGCCCTTCAGCCTCTGGCCGTTTATCACCAGATCGCTGGCCCCATAGGCCCAATGCCCCCAGCCTAGGGCGAAGCTCACGCATCCGGGGCGCATGCCTTGGACCACTTTCACCTTACCCACCATGGGTTTCCGGCCGAAGGGCCCCAGATCCCACTCCCCTTTGGGGTTGGTGGCGGAGACCACCTTGACCCATTGGCCTTCTTTAAGCCCTAGGCGCTCGGCGTCCAAAGCGCTCACCAGGATTTCGTTTTCCGGCTTGATCGCCAGGAGCCAGTAGTTGCTCACCGTGCGGCTCTTGGTCTGCAGGATGCTTCGGTGGGTGAGGAGGGTAAGGCCGTAACCAGGGTCGCGGAGCGGGTTGCCCAAGACGTCCCGGTAGGGAAGGAAGTAGGCGGGCAGAGGCCAGTAGGGCTTCCCGGTCATGGGGTTCAAGGAGAGGGCTTGCTTCTCGAGGAAGAGATTGACCTGACGGGCGTAGCGGTTGGCCACCAGGTCGCCCTGGACATACGCTTTGGCAAACTCCTGGAAGCGGCCCCCGCGGTTCAGAAGGTAGACGGTGCGGCGGAAGAGGCTTTCATCGCCCACCGCTTCCCTCCAGCGTTGCTCCTCAAAAACGGAGGGAGGCAGGTGCCTCCGGGCTTGGCGGAACACGGCGAGTTCCCGCTCGTCCGCCTCAGGCAGGGCGTCCGAGCCGTCCGCCTTCTCCCCAAAAGCCAGGTTGGCGGCCAGCTTTAGGTAGAAGTGGTCGGGATGGGTGAAGGGCATGCCGTTGGCGAAGCCCCTAGGCCCGGCTCCAGGCAGACCCAGGTGTTCCGCCAAAGCCAAAAGGAAGCTTTCCAAGCAAATGGGCATTTTCTGGCCGAATACTTCCACCTCCTCGGGGATGGGGGGGATAGCGGGTTGCCGCACGGGCTGGACCTTCCAGATGATGGAGGGGTGGCTGCCGTGGAACTCCCAGCGTTCCAAGTAGGAAAGGTCGGGGATGAGGTAATCGGCGTAGAGGTAGCTGTCTCCCACCACGATGTCAAAGGCCACGATGAGGGGAATCTTGTCCGGGTCCAGCATGGCCCGGATTTGCTCCTGGCCTCCCGGCAGGGCGTAGGCGGGCGACCCCATGTAGTGGAAGAGGATCTTGATGGGATAAGGGTAGCCTTGGGCCGCCGAGGGTAGGATCTCCTGGTAGACGTCGGAGGCGTGGGGGTACCAAGGCCGCTTGGCAGGGAACCCTTCAAAGAGAGTGGTGTCCTCGTACTTGGTCTCGTGGCGAATGAGGCTGATGCCGAAAGGCGTCAGGGGTTTGGGGTGGAGCTTGCTTAGAGGGAAAGGGCCGCCCGCTCTGCCGCCGGTGATGTCGTAGGTGCTGGGTTGCACGGAACCGCCTTGGTGGTCCAGGTTGCCCAAGAGGGCGTTCACCGTGAACCATGCGAAGCAGTTGTAGAAGCCATTGGTGTGCTGGCTAGCGCCGCGGTGCACGTCCACCACGGCCTTCTTGCCATATTGGGCCATTTTTTCCGCCAGGAACCGGATGTCCTCCTCCTCCACGCCGGCAAAGGCGGCCCAGGTCCTCACCCGATGCCGGAACGCCTCCTCCTTAATGAGCTGGAGGGCGCTTTTTACCGGGATGCCCCCCAGGGTGGTGTTTACCCAGAGATCCCCAAAGACCGCCTGGACTTCGTCGTTGGGGTTGAAGGCCACGGGCTGGCCTAAGTGGAGCACCACGGGAGCGTCCAGCTCCACCTCCTTATCCCCCACCTTGGCCTTGGGTTTGGCAAGGCCAAGGTCACTGGCCCTGAGAAGCCTTTCCGGTTTGCCGTCTTTGAGCTTGACCAGCCAGGTGGCGTTGGTCCAACTGCTTTCCCCGATGGCCTTGGCGGCGGCCTTATTGGCGGCGGAGAGGAACTTGCTGTCTATTTTGCCCCACTCCATCAGGAGTCGGATCACCCCCATGGCGATGGCGGCGTCATGGCCAGGTTTGGGAGCGATCCAGCGGCTGGCACCCTTCACCGCCTTCTGCGCCCTGGGATCCACGATGGCGTACTCCAGCTCTCCCTTGCTGGCCCGCTCGGTGATCCAGCCCACGCGCAAGGGGGGGCCGTAGTTCCCCTCAAAGACGTTAGCCCCCACGAAGACCACGAAGCGGGCCTTGGAGAGGTCCGCCTGCCAGTAAAACTTGGCGCCGCCCGACCAGGAGAGCTTGCCCGAGGCGTCAAAGGTGGGTTGCTCGCTCATGGCCTTGCCGACGAAGTACATGGAGCCCTGGCAGACGGTGGTGTGGCCGTGGAGGTTGACGGTGCCGAAGCTTTGGCTGAAGAACCAGCGGATGAAATCCGAGCGGCCTGCTTTGAGGCGTCCCCAGGCAAAGACCACCTGGTTGTTCTTGGGGCCCAGGTCGGGATGATCGGGGTCGATGAGGGCGTGGAGGTGATCCTTGAAGTCTTCCTTGAACTTCTCCACCAGGACCTTTTTCTTTTGGCGGTCCTTCTCCGCCCAGATAGCCCTTACCGCCTGGGCCATGCGGGCCATGACCTCGGGGTCTTTCAGGGCCCAGAGCTCCTTCAGGCCGGGGTAGACCCGCTCGTCCCCCAGATGGGCGAAGAGCCTGCCTCCCTCGACGATTTCCTTCACCGCCTGATGGAAGGGGATCTCCTCCCACTTGCCGCTTCCCCTGGGCCCCGCCCGCTTCAGCACCCTGCGGATGCGGTAGGGGTCGTAAGCGGTTTGGATGCCCGCCTGGCCCTTGGGGCAAAGGGCCCCGTCCACCTTGGCCAGGGTGGTGACGTCGGTGTTCATGGGTAGGTGGGGGTGGAAGGTCCAGGGGGAGAGGGGGTTGCCGTCGATCTTGCTGGCCACCCCCTCGTAGAGCTTCACCTTGATGGGGCATCCGGTGTTGCACTGCAGACAGGAGGAGTAGATGGTGTTCTCGGGAAGCTGGACCTCGTACGTTTCCAAGCCTTGGGCGCTGGCTTCCTGAAGGGCGGTCCCCAGGGAGCCCAGCAGGGCGCCTGCACCGGAGAGTTTCAGCAGATTGCGCCGGGAAAGCTTTTCCATAGCCACCTCCTAGACCAGGTAGTAGACACGGGGTTTGGTTCCCGCTTCTTCCTTGAGGCGCGTGGCGTTGGGCTGGCGGACGAGTTCGGAGACCAGGGAGGAGGGGTCCTCGAGGTCCCCGAAGTAGGTGGCCCGTCCGATGCAGGTGACCACGCACTGGGGCAAAAGCCCGCGTTCGATGCGGTGGAGGCAGAAGTGGCACTTGCGCACCTTGTCGATGGGCCCGGCCTCGTCCTCGCGGCTCACCCTCTTGCCCCACTCGTAGACGGGGAGCTCCTCGTAAGGCATCCTGCCCATTCCAGGGGTGCCCTCCGTCCAATAGTCCCCCTCGTCCTTGTGACGGGCATTGTAGGGGCATGGGGGGATGCACTTCTCACAGCCCACGCACTTCTCGTAATCGATCTCCACGATGCCGTCTTTGCGCTTCCACGTGGCGTCGTAAGGGCAGACGGGTACGCAGGGAGGGTTGTCGCACTGCATGCAGGGCTGGGGCACGAAGCGGTAGGTGACGTGGGGAAAGGTGCCCACTTCCTCCTCGCTCACCGGCCGGTAGACCACACCGGGCGGCAGGCGGTTTTCCGCCATGCAGCTCACGGTGCAGGCATGGCAGCCCACGCATTTTCGCAGGTCGATGACCATGCCCCACCTGCGGTTCGGGTTCTTAAGCGCCCGCTCCAGGTCCTTTTGCAACCTCAAAAGAACGTCCTCCTCAGGGGCGGCGGAGGGCTGAGGCTGGGGCGCCCCTTGGGCCAGGCCCGGGGCCACCAAGGAGGCGAAAACCGCGCTGGCCATCTTGGCCAAGAAGTGCCGGCGAGCCTCTTTCGTTGCTTTGCCGGTGGGAGGTTCTGTAGACATCGCCCACCTCCTTTCCTCTCCAAGCTAGAGGGCATTCCTGGGCCCAGAAAGCCGTGGAGAAGAGGACACCTTGTCGGTAAGTCTGCCGACGGGTTAGGGACATCCATACCCCTGAGCCCCTCTTATGCTGGGGTGGGTGAGGCTTCTTGGCGCCTTCCTGTTCCTGCTTTGCGCCTGCCAACCCCTGCCTGAGGTGGGGGTGGAACCTCCTTACGCCCCTGTGGCCCATACCGCAGGGGTACGGGTGGTCGTGGCGGGGATGCGTTCTCCCGAGGGGGCCGAGCCCTACCGGGTCTTCCTCGGGGGGCTGGAAGAGCATCTGGGAGAGCGGGTAGAGGCCTTCGGGCGGCGCACCTATGCCGAGGTCCTCGAGGTCCTGCGCCGAGGCGAGGCGGAGATGGGCTTTCTCTGCACCCTGGCGGCGGGTTTGGGGGTTGAGGAGGGCTTCTTGGATGTGGTCTTGGCGGGGGAGACCCTGGTCCCGTACCAGAGCCTGATTGTGGTGGCGGAGGCCTCCCCCTACCGGGAGCTTGCCGAGTTGCGAGGGATGCCCTTCGCCTTTACCGACCCCCTTTCCAACACCGGCCACGCTTGGCCTAGGCTGTTGGCCCGTGGTCTTGGAGAGGACTTCTTCGCCCGGGCCTTTTTCACCTACAGCCACGACCGGGCCCTAGAAGCGGTTCTTGGCGGGCTGGCGGAAGGGGCAGCGGTGGACCGGGTGGTCTACGAAAGCCTGGGGGTGCGGGGCTTGCGGGTGGTGGCCCAGGGTCCCGTGGACCCGCCGCCCCCGGTGGTGGTGCCGAGAGACCTGGACCCGAAGCTGAGGTCCCGGCTCGTGCGGGCTCTCTTGCGGCATGGGGCCACGCCGCAGGGCCAGAAGGCCCTACGAGCCTTGGGCCTCAGGGGCTTCCGTCCGGCAGAGGAGGAGCCCTATCGGGCCGTGTTCCAGAGGGCTAGGGAGGTGTTGCCGTGAGGCTCAGCTTACAGCTCCTCCTCACGGTGTGCTTCGCCGCCACGGCCACGGGAAGCGTCTTGATCCTGGGAGGCGGCGCTTTTCTCTTCGCCGAGGGCGAAAAGACCCTATGGCAGCAGGCGCGGGCGGGGGTCCAGGACCTGGCCACCCTTCTTACGGATGATCTCCTGCTGCGGGATCTCCTCGCCGTGCGCACCAAGCTGGGAAGCGCTTCGGCCCGCTATCCAGGCTTTGCCTTCGCTTACGTCCTGGACCCGGAGGGGCGGGTCTTGGCCCACACCTTTCCCGAGGGGGTCCCGGAGGCGCTTTTGGGCCTTCCGGGGGAGAGGAGCTTTCGCCTGGAAGGCAAGGTGGTCTACCAGGCCGAGGCTGGGATTTATGGTGGCCGGGCAGGGACCGTCCGCCTCGCCCTTTACCAGGCACCCCTTTGGGAAGAGGTAGGCAAGGTGGTGCGCACGGGGCTCTTCGGCCTCCTTTGGGCCGTGGGTCTGGGGGTGGGGCTTGGCTACCTCCTCCTTACCCAGGCTTTGGAGCCCTTGGCTCGGATGGCGGAGGGAGCCGCTCTTCTGGGGCGAGGGGAAAGGGTGCGCTTCCCGGAGCCCAAGAGCGAGCTGGGGGATTTGGGGCGGGCGCTGAACCGCATGGAGGAAGAGGTGGAAAGGCGGCAGAGGCAGCTTTCCCTACTCAACCGGGTCCTTGCGGAAAGCCACGCTCTGAGGGTGGAGGAGCTGGCCGAGCGGGTGCTCTCCCTTTTGGTGAGGGAGTTGGCCTTCGTTTGCGGGCATCTCTGGGTGGAGGGACGGGTCCTCCGCTGCCGCACCTGCCAAGCCCTGTGCCCGCTGGATGAGGTCCAGGGGCTGGCGGAAGAAGCCTTGCGCCTGGGCCAGGTTCTTTGGCGGGGGCAGAGCGTGGTTGTGCCCGTCCCTCCCCGAGGGGCGTTGGTGCTGTACGGACTGCCTTCGGGGGAGGAGGCCTGGATCCGTGAGCTCCTTACCGCGCTTTCCGGCCCTCTCTCCACCGCTTTGGAAAACGCCAGGCTCTACGGCCTTCTGCAGGAGAAGGAGGCGCAGAGGGCTGAGCTTCTAAGGGCCTGGCTAAAGGCGCAAGAGGAGGAGCGGGGGCGCATCGCCCGCGAGCTGCACGACGAGGTGGGCCAGGCCCTCACGGGTCTCATCCTGGGGCTGGAGGGGCTCCCTGGAGAGAAGGCTGTAGCCTTGAAGGAGCTGGCCCGCTACACCCTCGCCGAGGTGCGGCGGCTGGCCCTGGACCTTCGGCCCAGCGTTTTGGACCACTTGGGCCTCGAGGCCGCCCTGCGCCGCTACGTGCGGGAGTTCTCCGACCGCACGGGGATCGAGGTGGACCTCTCCTTTCACCTTTCCCGGCCCCTTTCCCCGGAGTTGGAAACGGTCATCTACCGGGTGGTGCAGGAGGCCCTTACCAACGTAGCCCGCCACTCGGGGAGCCCGAAGGCGGCAGTGGGCGTCTTGGAGGTGGAAGGGGAGGTGCGGGTCTTTGTGGAGGACGAGGGCCGGGGTTTTGACCTGCGGAAGGTGGGCCTGGGCCACCAGGGGCTTGTGGGGATGCGGGAGCGGGTGGAGCTGGTGGGAGGGAGGCTTCTCCTGGAAAGCGCCCCTGGGGAGGGAACTCGGGTGCAGGTGAGGCTTCCTCTGGAGGTGGCGGCGTGATCCGGGTGGTGCTGGTGGAGGACCACGTGCTGGTGCGCTCGGGGATCCGCCACCTCCTCGAGGCCCGGGGCCCTGTCCAGGTGGTGGGAGAGGCGGGCAGCGTAGCAGAGGCCCTTGCCCTCCTGGAGAGGGTGGAGGCCGACGTGGCCATCCTGGATGTGTCCCTTCCCGACGGCACGGGGATTGAGCTTTGCCGGGCGCTGAAGGAACGCCAACCCCGTCTTCGCCTGCTGGCCCTTTCCATGCACGAGGACCTGGAGTACGTGAAGGGTTTTCTGCAAGCGGGGGGCCAGGGCTACGTGAGCAAGGCCGCGGTAGACCACGAGCTCCTGGACGCGGTCTTGGCCGTGGCTCGGGGGGAGCGGTACCTGAACCCTTCCTTGGCCATGCGCTTGGCCATGGAAATGGTGCGGGAAGAGGCGAAGGAGGCGGCCCTCTCCCCTAGGGAGGAGGAGGTGCTCCGGCTCTTGGCCCAAGGGCTTTCCCACAAGGAGGTGGCGGAGCGCCTAGCCATTTCGGAGAAAACCGTGGCCACTTACAGGGAACGGGGGATGGAGAAGCTGGGGCTCAGGACCCGGAGCGATCTCTTGCGTTACGCGGCGCGGCGAGGGTGGTTGAAGGGTTGAGGTGAGGGGTTACCCCTCGGGGAAGCCCCCCCTCCTTCCCCTTGGCCTCCACCATCACATCGGCGGGGCCGGGGAGGGCGGCCAGGAGCCTTTCCCAGTCCGCTTCCTCCACGGCGAAGGCGTGGGCCCCGGGGCGCTTTGCGGGATCCTGGCTGGCCAGGTGTACCTTGGGCCTTCCCCGCCAGGTGGGGAAGGCCAGACGGAGGGCCTCCGCCAGGGAGAGCCGCCCAGGGTTTAAGGCATGGTGCAGGGTGTCCACCACCACCGGCACCCCCAGGGCCTCGGCGGCCTTCAGGACCCCCTCCGCGTCCCAAAGCCGCTCGTCGTTTTCCAGGGCCAGGAAGCGCAAAACCTCCCTTTCCCCCCTGAGGTTTTCCACGAAGCGCCTAAGGGCCCTCTCCCGGTCCCCGTAAACCCCGCCCAGATGGAGGACCAAGACCCCGTCCTCCGCACCCAGGAGGCTCAGCACCCGGGCCGAGTAGCGGAGCTCGGCCAGGGAGCGCTCCACCACCTTTGGGCTTGGGCTTCCCGGGTTCACGTATTGCCCGGGGTGCAGGGAAAGCCGCTGGCCCAAGGCCTTGGCGAGGGCCCCAAGCCGCCCAAGCTCCTCTCCATGGGCCTTCTCCCAGTCGTAGGGGAAAAGGGGGTGGGAGGCGAAGGGGATGAGGTGCTGGCCGATGCGGAAGAGGCGGAAGCCCGCCTCGGCGTTCCAGCGCAGGATGCGCTTTAGGTCCTTCAGGTTCTCCGCCACCTTGGCCCGCACCCTTTCCTAGGTGAGGGAGGCCAGGCGGAGGGTGTGGTTGGTGCTGGCCTTTAGGGTCAGGTTCTCGCAGGGGTAGCCCAGGCGGATCACCGCCGCACCTCCGCCTCCAGGTAGACCTCCACCTCGTCCCGCACCTCCAGGAAGAGGAAGCGGGGGCGTTCCAGGCCCCAGTCGGAGAAGCGGGTG
Proteins encoded in this window:
- a CDS encoding molybdopterin-dependent oxidoreductase translates to MEKLSRRNLLKLSGAGALLGSLGTALQEASAQGLETYEVQLPENTIYSSCLQCNTGCPIKVKLYEGVASKIDGNPLSPWTFHPHLPMNTDVTTLAKVDGALCPKGQAGIQTAYDPYRIRRVLKRAGPRGSGKWEEIPFHQAVKEIVEGGRLFAHLGDERVYPGLKELWALKDPEVMARMAQAVRAIWAEKDRQKKKVLVEKFKEDFKDHLHALIDPDHPDLGPKNNQVVFAWGRLKAGRSDFIRWFFSQSFGTVNLHGHTTVCQGSMYFVGKAMSEQPTFDASGKLSWSGGAKFYWQADLSKARFVVFVGANVFEGNYGPPLRVGWITERASKGELEYAIVDPRAQKAVKGASRWIAPKPGHDAAIAMGVIRLLMEWGKIDSKFLSAANKAAAKAIGESSWTNATWLVKLKDGKPERLLRASDLGLAKPKAKVGDKEVELDAPVVLHLGQPVAFNPNDEVQAVFGDLWVNTTLGGIPVKSALQLIKEEAFRHRVRTWAAFAGVEEEDIRFLAEKMAQYGKKAVVDVHRGASQHTNGFYNCFAWFTVNALLGNLDHQGGSVQPSTYDITGGRAGGPFPLSKLHPKPLTPFGISLIRHETKYEDTTLFEGFPAKRPWYPHASDVYQEILPSAAQGYPYPIKILFHYMGSPAYALPGGQEQIRAMLDPDKIPLIVAFDIVVGDSYLYADYLIPDLSYLERWEFHGSHPSIIWKVQPVRQPAIPPIPEEVEVFGQKMPICLESFLLALAEHLGLPGAGPRGFANGMPFTHPDHFYLKLAANLAFGEKADGSDALPEADERELAVFRQARRHLPPSVFEEQRWREAVGDESLFRRTVYLLNRGGRFQEFAKAYVQGDLVANRYARQVNLFLEKQALSLNPMTGKPYWPLPAYFLPYRDVLGNPLRDPGYGLTLLTHRSILQTKSRTVSNYWLLAIKPENEILVSALDAERLGLKEGQWVKVVSATNPKGEWDLGPFGRKPMVGKVKVVQGMRPGCVSFALGWGHWAYGASDLVINGQRLKGDPRRGQGLHANAAMRLDPYLKDMALTDVVGGSVVFYETRVNLLPV
- a CDS encoding 4Fe-4S dicluster domain-containing protein: MSTEPPTGKATKEARRHFLAKMASAVFASLVAPGLAQGAPQPQPSAAPEEDVLLRLQKDLERALKNPNRRWGMVIDLRKCVGCHACTVSCMAENRLPPGVVYRPVSEEEVGTFPHVTYRFVPQPCMQCDNPPCVPVCPYDATWKRKDGIVEIDYEKCVGCEKCIPPCPYNARHKDEGDYWTEGTPGMGRMPYEELPVYEWGKRVSREDEAGPIDKVRKCHFCLHRIERGLLPQCVVTCIGRATYFGDLEDPSSLVSELVRQPNATRLKEEAGTKPRVYYLV
- a CDS encoding PhnD/SsuA/transferrin family substrate-binding protein; the encoded protein is MRLLGAFLFLLCACQPLPEVGVEPPYAPVAHTAGVRVVVAGMRSPEGAEPYRVFLGGLEEHLGERVEAFGRRTYAEVLEVLRRGEAEMGFLCTLAAGLGVEEGFLDVVLAGETLVPYQSLIVVAEASPYRELAELRGMPFAFTDPLSNTGHAWPRLLARGLGEDFFARAFFTYSHDRALEAVLGGLAEGAAVDRVVYESLGVRGLRVVAQGPVDPPPPVVVPRDLDPKLRSRLVRALLRHGATPQGQKALRALGLRGFRPAEEEPYRAVFQRAREVLP
- a CDS encoding ATP-binding protein, whose translation is MRLSLQLLLTVCFAATATGSVLILGGGAFLFAEGEKTLWQQARAGVQDLATLLTDDLLLRDLLAVRTKLGSASARYPGFAFAYVLDPEGRVLAHTFPEGVPEALLGLPGERSFRLEGKVVYQAEAGIYGGRAGTVRLALYQAPLWEEVGKVVRTGLFGLLWAVGLGVGLGYLLLTQALEPLARMAEGAALLGRGERVRFPEPKSELGDLGRALNRMEEEVERRQRQLSLLNRVLAESHALRVEELAERVLSLLVRELAFVCGHLWVEGRVLRCRTCQALCPLDEVQGLAEEALRLGQVLWRGQSVVVPVPPRGALVLYGLPSGEEAWIRELLTALSGPLSTALENARLYGLLQEKEAQRAELLRAWLKAQEEERGRIARELHDEVGQALTGLILGLEGLPGEKAVALKELARYTLAEVRRLALDLRPSVLDHLGLEAALRRYVREFSDRTGIEVDLSFHLSRPLSPELETVIYRVVQEALTNVARHSGSPKAAVGVLEVEGEVRVFVEDEGRGFDLRKVGLGHQGLVGMRERVELVGGRLLLESAPGEGTRVQVRLPLEVAA
- a CDS encoding response regulator transcription factor; translation: MIRVVLVEDHVLVRSGIRHLLEARGPVQVVGEAGSVAEALALLERVEADVAILDVSLPDGTGIELCRALKERQPRLRLLALSMHEDLEYVKGFLQAGGQGYVSKAAVDHELLDAVLAVARGERYLNPSLAMRLAMEMVREEAKEAALSPREEEVLRLLAQGLSHKEVAERLAISEKTVATYRERGMEKLGLRTRSDLLRYAARRGWLKG
- the uvsE gene encoding UV DNA damage repair endonuclease UvsE, coding for MRAKVAENLKDLKRILRWNAEAGFRLFRIGQHLIPFASHPLFPYDWEKAHGEELGRLGALAKALGQRLSLHPGQYVNPGSPSPKVVERSLAELRYSARVLSLLGAEDGVLVLHLGGVYGDRERALRRFVENLRGEREVLRFLALENDERLWDAEGVLKAAEALGVPVVVDTLHHALNPGRLSLAEALRLAFPTWRGRPKVHLASQDPAKRPGAHAFAVEEADWERLLAALPGPADVMVEAKGKEGGLPRGVTPHLNPSTTLAAPRNARDRSGS